A part of Schistosoma mansoni strain Puerto Rico chromosome W, complete genome genomic DNA contains:
- a CDS encoding putative mitochondrial 39S ribosomal protein L27 (L27mt) (MRP-L27) gives MSLSNGSLLRSAQLVFFRQPFRCAGVKKKKNYAETPSRYRPSVLVKTLRGFQFNDGDYVYKGDILVRQLGMEIYPGESVKLDPETWNLVALSNGRFTISTEELSPFPNSPLYGKVKDGEVIYKPFVHVIGDPIEPVYKLKRIL, from the exons ATGTCTTTGTCCAATGGAAGTTTATTACGCTCAGCTCAACTAG TATTTTTTAGACAACCCTTTAGATGCGCAGGAGTTAAAAAGAAGAAGAACTACGCCGAGACCCCTTCTAGATACCGACCTTCCGTACTTGTGAAGACTCTTCGTGGTTTTCAGTTTAATGATGGGGATTATGTCTATAAAGGTGATATCTTAGTTCGACAG CTTGGTATGGAAATATACCCGGGCGAATCTGTCAAATTAGACCCAGAAACATGGAACTTAGTAGCACTAAGTAATGGACGTTTTACTATTAGTACAGAGGAGCTTTCACCGTTTCCTAACAGCCCTTTGTATGGTAAAGTGAAGGACGGCGAAGTAATTTATAAACCATTTGTTCATGTTATTGGTGATCCAATCGAACCAGTATATAAACTCAAGCGCATTTTGTAA